The stretch of DNA TGACGACGACGACGCCCAAGAAGTCGCCTCACGAATTGGGGTGTTCTAACCATGGGACGCAGAATTCTTGGCCAACGTCGCGGTCGCGGGACGCCCACGTTCCGGGCACCATCGCACCGATACAAAGCAGAGCTCTCTCACCGTAAAACCGAGGACAAAGACGTCATCTCCGGCACGGTCGTCGACATCGAGCACGACCCAGCACGGAGCGCACCGGTCGCCGCCGTCGAATTCGAAGACGGTGACCAGCGTCTCATCCTCGTCGCAGAAGGCGTCGGTGTGGGCGACACCGTCCAAGTCGGCATCACCGCCGAAATCAAGCCCGGCAACACGCTCCCGCTCGCCGAAGTCCCTGAGGGGATTCCGGTGTGCAACGTAGAGCGCCAGCCCGGCGACGGTGGCAAGTTCGCTCGCGCCTCTGGTGTGAGCGCGCTGCTCATCACCCACAACCGCCAGAACGCAGTCGTGAAACTGCCAAGTGGCGAAATCAAGCGGCTTGACCCACAGTGTCGCGCCACGATTGGCGTGGTCGCTGGTGGTGGCCGCACCGAGAAACCGGTCGTCAAAGCCGGGAAGAAGTACCACAAGATGAAGGCACGCGGGTCGAAGTGGCCACGCGTCCGTGGTGTTGCGATGAACGCCGTCGACCACCCATTCGGTGGCGGTGGCCGCCAGCACCCAGGACGGCCAAAGTCCGTCTCGCGTAACGCACCACCGGGCCGCAAGGTCGGTGACATCGCGTCCAAACGCACTGGCAGAAAGCGAGGTTCCAAATGAGTTCTGACTACCGTACCGGCCGTGAGGGTGAGTTCACCTACCGCGGTCACACGCTCGAAGAGCTGCAGGACATGGAGCTCGACGAAGTTGCGGAACTGCTCCCCGCACGGATGCGGCGAAGTATCAAACGCGGCCTGTCCATCGAGCAGGAGAAGCTCATGGAAAAGGCAGCTAACCGAGACGCGCAAGAGTCGGCCAACAACCCGATTCGCACGCACCTGCGCAACATGCCTGTCCTCCCCGAGTTCGTCAACAAGACGTTCTCGGTCTACACGGGACAGTCGTTCGAGCGCGTGCGCATTGAGCCGGAAATGATCGGCCACTATCTGGGCGAGTTCCAGCTCACGCGCAAGTCGGTTACCCACGGACAGGCTGGTATCGGGGCAACCCGTTCCTCGAAGTTCGTGCCCCTCAAGTAAACCATGGGAATCAGCTACAGCGTGGACGCAGACCCGGACACCACGGCGAAAGCGATGCTTCGGGAGCGTCACATGAGTCACAAGCACAGCAAGGAGATTGCCCGCGAAATCAAGGGCATGACCGTCGGCGCAGCCATCGAGTACCTCGAAGAGGTCGTCGAAGGCAAGCGCTCGGTGCCGTTTAAGTCCCACAACTCGGGCGTCGGTCACCGGTCGGACATCGACGGTTGGGACGCAGGTCGCTACCCAGAGAAGGCCTCGAAGGCCTTCCTCGACCTGCTCGAAAACGTCTCCGCGAACGCAGGCAACCAGGGCTTCGACGGCGAGACGATGGAGATCATCCACATCGCCGCCCACAAGGTTGGCGAAGTGCCCGGCCGCAAACCGCGTGCCATGGGCCGCGCCACCGCGTGGAACACCCCACAGGTTGACGTCGAAATCATCGTCGAGGAGGTTGAAAACTGATGGCAGACGAACACCAATTCATCGAAGACGGTCTCCAGCGTACCGCCATCGACGAGTTCTTCGGCGAAGAGCTCGCTCGCGCAGGCTACGGCGGCATGGAAGTCGCCAAGACGCCGATGGGCACCCAGATCATCCTCAAGGCTGAGAAGCCCGGGATGGTCATCGGGAAAGGCGGGAAGAACATCCGTAAGGTCACCCGCCAGCTCGAAGACCGCTTCAACTTAGACGACCCACAGATCGACGTTCAGGAAGTCGAAGAACCAGACCTGAACGCCCAGATCGTCGCAGACCGCCTCGCCAACGCGCTCGAACGTGGTTGGTACTTCCGGAAAGCCGGTCACACGACCATCGACCGCATCATGGACGCAGGCGCACTCGGCGCAGAAATCGTCCTCTCCGGGAAGGTCACCGGCGCACGCTCGCGCGTGGAGAAGTTCAACCGTGGCTACATCAAGCACAACGGTGAACCCGCAGAAGCCATCGTCGACGAGGGTCAGGGCGTCGCCGTCATGAAACTCGGCACGATTGGCGTCACGGTGAAGATCATCCCACCAGAGGCCCGACTGCCAGACGACTTCAAAATCTACGACGACGTGGATGTCGAAGACGCACCTGAAGTCGAGTCTGACGACGACGGCGTCGAAGACCTGCTCGCAGAGTCCGAGGAGGACGAGCAAGCAGAACTCGAAGACGAAGCAGAGACGCCTGCGGAGGCCGCCGAGGTCGCCGAGGAAGAAATCGTCGAAGAGAATGTCGAAGCCGAAGAAGGCGCTGCCCCGACCTCGCCAGACGGTGAGGAGGCGGACGCCGAAGAAGAAGAGCTCGACGAACTCGACGAAGCCGTCGAAGAGGAAGCAGAAGAACTGCTCTCTGAGATGGAAGACGATGACGAAGAGGAGGACGAGGAATAATGGCGATTCTCTACACGGACGAGATTCGCGACATGACGCCCGCAGAGCGCGAGGCGGAACTCGAAGAACTCGAAACCGAACTACTGAACGACCGCGCAATCCAGGCCGCCGGTGGCGCGCCTGAGAACCCTGGTCGAACTTCAGAACTTCGCCGAACCATCGCCCGAATCAAGACGATTCAGGCGGAGGAAGGCGACGCAGACGAGGAATAAGGAATGCTGACCCCCGAGACACTCCCACGACACGAACTCATCGGCCTGCACGTGCGGGTCGCTGCTGCCCCAAACCCCGACGTAGTCGGGATAGCGGGGCGTGTGGTGGGCGAAACCACCCAGATGCTCAGCATCGACGTGGGGTCTCGGACGAAGCACGTGCCAAAGCAGGCCTCGACACTCGAGTTTGGACCCATAGATGAAGCTGCGGCCGACCGCAAGGAGGCCGGGACTGCATTCAAACCAGCAGGCGAGAATGTGGCCTACGTTACGGTGGATGGGGACCGACTGCTCTCACACCCTGCTCTTCGCACAGAAACTACAGGAGATTCCAAATGGCGTTAGGACTGAACGTACCAGAACCGGAGGCCACTTGCGCCGACGAGAACTGCCCGTTCCACGGCTCGCTTGCCGTACGCGGACAGCTGCTCGAAGGCAAAGTCGCCTCGACGGATATGGAGAAAACCGTGATCGTCGAACGAGAGTACGACGTGAAAGTACCAAAGTACGACCGGTACATGAAACGACGCTCTCGCATCCCGGCCCACGCACCAGAGTGCCTGGGTCTGGAAGTCGGTGACACGGTTCGTATAGCAGAGACACGACCGCTTTCGAAGACGAAAGCACACGTCGTGGTCGAAACAACAGGAGGCGATGCCTGATGAAAGCTCTCAAGGCAGACATCACGCAAGGACTCGAGAAGGGTTCGATTATCACGTGTGCCGACAACACCGGCGCACGCGAACTCAAAGTCATCAGCGTGTCCGGCTACTCGGGCACCATCAACCGCCACCCCAAAGCGGGGCTCGCGGACAAGGTGACCGTCTCCGTGACGAAGGGGACCCCGGAAATGCGCCGGCAGGTCCTCGAGGCCGTCATTATCCGCCAGCGGAAACCGATTCGCCGCCCAGACGGGCAGCGCGTCAAGTTCCAGGATAATGCCGCCGTCATCGTTGATGAGAACGAAGACCCACGCGGGACCGAGATTAAAGGTCCAATCGGGCGTGAGGTCGCAGAACGCTTCGGAAGCATCGCTTCCACAGCTACGATGATAGTATGACTCGACAACCAACCAAACAGCGTAACCAGACCGAGCGCGCACCGCTGCACAAGCGTCAGCGCCAGGTTCGTGCCACGCTCTCGGACGACCTCCGCGAGCAGTACGGCAAGCGAAACGTCCGCGTGAACGTGGGCGACACCGTCGAGGTTATGCGCGGCGACTTCGCAGGCGTTGAAGGCGAAGTCATGGAAGTTGACCTCAAAAAGACCGTCATCTACGTCGAGGGCGTGACCCTCGAAAAGGCAGACGGCGAAGAGGTCCCCCGTGCACTCGACACCAGCAACGTCCGCGTGACCGAGCTGAACCTGGAAGACGACGTCCGCGAGGCGCGCCTGGAGGAAGACAATGAGTAATCACCAGAAGCGACTCTCAGTGCCAAAATCCTGGCCGGTCGAGCGTAAGACCGCCACCTTCACCGTGAAAGCGGGCGCAGGCCCCCACGGCGAAGAGGGTGTGCCGCTGCTCATCATCCTTCGCGACGTGCTCGGCTACGTCGATTCGAAGAAAGAAGCACGCTACGCGCTCAACCAGGGAACGGTACTGGTCAATGGCAAGCAAGTAACCGACGAGCGTCGCCCAATCGGTATGTTCGACATCCTGTCGTTCACCGAGCGCGACGAATACTACCGCGTCTTCCCCGACCAGGGAGGTCGCCTCGCACTCTCCGCGATTCCCGAGGAGTCTGCCGGCTCGAAGCTCGGCAAAATCACGGGCAAGCGCAACGTGCAGGGTGGCAAGACGCAGCTGTCACTTCACAACGGCCAGACGCTCCTCTTCGACGAGGACCCC from Haladaptatus sp. ZSTT2 encodes:
- a CDS encoding 50S ribosomal protein L2; its protein translation is MGRRILGQRRGRGTPTFRAPSHRYKAELSHRKTEDKDVISGTVVDIEHDPARSAPVAAVEFEDGDQRLILVAEGVGVGDTVQVGITAEIKPGNTLPLAEVPEGIPVCNVERQPGDGGKFARASGVSALLITHNRQNAVVKLPSGEIKRLDPQCRATIGVVAGGGRTEKPVVKAGKKYHKMKARGSKWPRVRGVAMNAVDHPFGGGGRQHPGRPKSVSRNAPPGRKVGDIASKRTGRKRGSK
- a CDS encoding 30S ribosomal protein S19, whose amino-acid sequence is MSSDYRTGREGEFTYRGHTLEELQDMELDEVAELLPARMRRSIKRGLSIEQEKLMEKAANRDAQESANNPIRTHLRNMPVLPEFVNKTFSVYTGQSFERVRIEPEMIGHYLGEFQLTRKSVTHGQAGIGATRSSKFVPLK
- a CDS encoding 50S ribosomal protein L22 yields the protein MGISYSVDADPDTTAKAMLRERHMSHKHSKEIAREIKGMTVGAAIEYLEEVVEGKRSVPFKSHNSGVGHRSDIDGWDAGRYPEKASKAFLDLLENVSANAGNQGFDGETMEIIHIAAHKVGEVPGRKPRAMGRATAWNTPQVDVEIIVEEVEN
- a CDS encoding 30S ribosomal protein S3, with amino-acid sequence MADEHQFIEDGLQRTAIDEFFGEELARAGYGGMEVAKTPMGTQIILKAEKPGMVIGKGGKNIRKVTRQLEDRFNLDDPQIDVQEVEEPDLNAQIVADRLANALERGWYFRKAGHTTIDRIMDAGALGAEIVLSGKVTGARSRVEKFNRGYIKHNGEPAEAIVDEGQGVAVMKLGTIGVTVKIIPPEARLPDDFKIYDDVDVEDAPEVESDDDGVEDLLAESEEDEQAELEDEAETPAEAAEVAEEEIVEENVEAEEGAAPTSPDGEEADAEEEELDELDEAVEEEAEELLSEMEDDDEEEDEE
- the rpmC gene encoding 50S ribosomal protein L29, with protein sequence MAILYTDEIRDMTPAEREAELEELETELLNDRAIQAAGGAPENPGRTSELRRTIARIKTIQAEEGDADEE
- a CDS encoding ribonuclease P protein component 1, which gives rise to MLTPETLPRHELIGLHVRVAAAPNPDVVGIAGRVVGETTQMLSIDVGSRTKHVPKQASTLEFGPIDEAAADRKEAGTAFKPAGENVAYVTVDGDRLLSHPALRTETTGDSKWR
- a CDS encoding 30S ribosomal protein S17, translating into MALGLNVPEPEATCADENCPFHGSLAVRGQLLEGKVASTDMEKTVIVEREYDVKVPKYDRYMKRRSRIPAHAPECLGLEVGDTVRIAETRPLSKTKAHVVVETTGGDA
- a CDS encoding 50S ribosomal protein L14, with the translated sequence MKALKADITQGLEKGSIITCADNTGARELKVISVSGYSGTINRHPKAGLADKVTVSVTKGTPEMRRQVLEAVIIRQRKPIRRPDGQRVKFQDNAAVIVDENEDPRGTEIKGPIGREVAERFGSIASTATMIV
- the rplX gene encoding 50S ribosomal protein L24, with translation MTRQPTKQRNQTERAPLHKRQRQVRATLSDDLREQYGKRNVRVNVGDTVEVMRGDFAGVEGEVMEVDLKKTVIYVEGVTLEKADGEEVPRALDTSNVRVTELNLEDDVREARLEEDNE
- a CDS encoding 30S ribosomal protein S4e, which encodes MSNHQKRLSVPKSWPVERKTATFTVKAGAGPHGEEGVPLLIILRDVLGYVDSKKEARYALNQGTVLVNGKQVTDERRPIGMFDILSFTERDEYYRVFPDQGGRLALSAIPEESAGSKLGKITGKRNVQGGKTQLSLHNGQTLLFDEDPGYTRGDSLVVDSDAAVVAHFVYEEGALVTAIKGQHAGEIGTIEEIHISPSSAPNRIVVDQEDGSFETIEDYVVVIDENFTGGDDE